A genomic region of Nerophis lumbriciformis linkage group LG28, RoL_Nlum_v2.1, whole genome shotgun sequence contains the following coding sequences:
- the LOC140680207 gene encoding uncharacterized protein, whose protein sequence is MHSTEVANHDALSRSQHQANNLKIPVVSIPRYGRNYLKCTTYNKRNIINISTTDNLNKNLSKQPNTYNLGFLNIRSLSPKTLLVNEVIRDNNLNVIGLSETWLKPDNFFALNEASPPNYTNAHIARPLKRGGGVALIYNENFNLTPNLNNKYKSFEVLTMRSVAPLPLDMAVIYRPPGPYSDFINEFSEFVADLVTHADNIIIMGDFNIHMNAPSDPQCVALQTIIDSCGLTQIINEPTHRNGNTIDLVLVRGVTTSKVMVLPYTK, encoded by the coding sequence atgcattctactgaggtggcaaatcatgatgcgctcagtcgatcgcagcatcaagcaaacaatctgaaaattcccgtcgtatcaattcctagatatggtcgaaactatttaaagtgcactacgtataataaacgcaatattattaatatttctactacggataatttaaacaaaaacttgtcaaaacagcccaatacttataatttgggctttttaaacataagatcattgtctccaaaaacattattagttaatgaggtcattagagacaacaatcttaacgtcattggtcttagcgaaacctggctcaaaccagacaatttttttgcgctaaatgaggcatctcctcctaactatacgaatgcgcatattgcccgtccccttaaaaggggtgggggggtcgcactaatatacaatgaaaactttaaccttacccctaacctaaataataaatacaaatcgtttgaggtgcttactatgaggtctgtcgcaccgctgcctctcgatatggctgttatctaccgccccccagggccctactcggactttattaatgaattctcagagttcgttgctgatctagtgacgcacgcagacaatataatcataatgggggactttaatatccatatgaatgccccatcggaccctcagtgcgtggcgctccagactataattgatagctgtggtcttacacaaataataaatgaacctacgcatcgcaacggcaatacgatagatctagtgctggtcaggggtgtcaccacctccaaagttatggtactcccgtatactaagtAA